One part of the Mariniblastus fucicola genome encodes these proteins:
- a CDS encoding multicopper oxidase domain-containing protein: MDKTDNRRKFLKTGITAAAAGLVVGSANSIVHAQDGEQIDLTAPETKHQDHSHHNMSNMQNDTSNVQNEYDGFSRFKPTRGDDPDSDWYCGKLVPGFRPATAAPVEITAPDLEKLPWKMVNGAKEFRIQAQAVAREFLPGYMMNVYGYNGTCPGPLMEINQGDRIRVIVTNELPEATNFHMHGFEMPVQYDGAAEMTQNPIKPGKSFTYEFDVHEHGTFFYHSHVGMQEAMGMVGPIVVHPRKQFDPPVDRDFVLLFQNFFIKPNQTISDSWKMDWNWHTINGRSGPFTTPCVVRHGERVRVRLINFSPMQHHPVHMHGHTFWVTAHEGARAPKTSWRPRNTELVAVAQASEFEFVANNPGDWQFHCHMIHHMMNHMTQHFGPRIRSNSNVDQYLSNLDSIPTVEVTPIARGEKAPGYPQKMLSMNMDMETMMRVWQPREMQGMRATAAMSMHGLMTSMRVLPADLFDRVMNSDEKIERGSIFAEIVKRFGNPSDYKKAPKMAMGGMDMGGMDMNNESMQKSNGNMNMPMGQDKMQK, translated from the coding sequence AGATAATCGACGCAAGTTTTTGAAAACCGGCATCACTGCTGCGGCGGCTGGCTTGGTAGTCGGTAGTGCGAATTCGATCGTTCACGCTCAGGATGGAGAACAGATTGATCTTACCGCGCCAGAAACGAAGCATCAGGATCATTCGCATCACAATATGTCCAACATGCAGAACGATACGTCCAACGTGCAGAACGAATACGACGGGTTTTCGCGCTTCAAGCCGACACGCGGCGACGATCCCGATAGCGACTGGTACTGCGGCAAACTTGTTCCGGGTTTCCGACCTGCGACTGCTGCTCCCGTCGAGATCACCGCTCCGGATTTGGAGAAGCTTCCATGGAAGATGGTCAACGGTGCCAAAGAATTTCGAATTCAGGCTCAGGCAGTCGCGCGAGAGTTTTTGCCCGGCTACATGATGAATGTCTACGGATACAACGGCACTTGCCCCGGCCCGCTGATGGAGATCAATCAGGGTGACCGGATTCGCGTGATTGTCACCAATGAACTACCGGAAGCCACCAACTTTCACATGCACGGTTTTGAAATGCCGGTGCAGTATGACGGTGCCGCTGAGATGACTCAGAATCCGATCAAGCCCGGCAAGTCGTTTACTTACGAATTCGATGTCCACGAGCACGGCACGTTCTTTTATCATTCGCATGTTGGTATGCAGGAGGCGATGGGAATGGTAGGCCCGATCGTTGTTCATCCACGCAAACAGTTCGATCCGCCGGTCGACCGCGACTTCGTGCTTTTGTTTCAAAACTTCTTCATCAAGCCAAACCAGACGATTTCTGACTCGTGGAAGATGGATTGGAACTGGCACACCATCAACGGGCGCAGCGGCCCGTTCACAACGCCTTGCGTCGTCAGGCATGGCGAACGAGTTCGCGTGCGGTTGATTAATTTCAGCCCGATGCAGCATCATCCGGTTCACATGCACGGGCATACCTTCTGGGTCACTGCTCACGAAGGGGCTCGCGCTCCAAAAACGTCTTGGCGGCCTCGCAATACGGAACTGGTCGCCGTTGCTCAAGCGAGTGAATTTGAGTTCGTTGCCAACAATCCGGGAGACTGGCAATTTCACTGCCACATGATTCACCACATGATGAATCACATGACTCAGCACTTTGGCCCACGCATCCGCAGCAATTCCAACGTCGACCAATACCTGTCGAATCTGGATTCAATACCGACCGTCGAAGTTACGCCCATTGCGCGAGGCGAGAAAGCTCCCGGCTACCCGCAAAAGATGCTCAGCATGAATATGGACATGGAAACCATGATGCGAGTTTGGCAGCCAAGGGAAATGCAAGGCATGCGAGCCACCGCGGCCATGTCGATGCACGGTTTGATGACTTCGATGCGCGTGCTACCGGCCGATTTGTTTGACCGTGTCATGAACAGCGATGAGAAGATCGAGAGGGGCTCCATCTTCGCCGAAATCGTCAAGCGTTTCGGCAATCCGTCGGACTACAAAAAAGCCCCCAAGATGGCGATGGGTGGCATGGATATGGGCGGCATGGACATGAACAATGAAAGTATGCAGAAGTCCAATGGCAATATGAATATGCCAATGGGACAAGACAAAATGCAAAAATGA